AATTACAGAAAGTCTTTGTGTCCAGCTCAGAGGTGTTGATTCGAGGCCGTCCGTCCTGCGTTCGGCACGCGTCTTCATGTTTTGTGACTGATGCAGCGCCGTTTTCTGGCCACGCCTTATGCtatccttaaaaaaacaaatggtgaTTGTCAGAAGTGCATGAAGctgacacatgaacacacactggtgGCTCAGGGTGACTCATTCTCCGTGTAGCTGCTTCTGTTATTGAGATTTTCAGTGCATCAgtcacaaacactgcaaaatgaTGTAACGTCACAAGTGGAGAAGATCAAAAAATCACGCTGATGTCCCCAAACAGTGAAACTGCATTAGGATGAGAGGGATGGTCACCATAGACAGACGctgactgaacaaacaaaggACGGACGGGATGAATCAACACCTCTGAACCAGCTCTACAGCCCGGTTCAGTTCAACATTGATGCTTTGTTGAGTTGGATGAGGACGTTCAGCGTCTGTGTTACATCTGGAGCCGGAGCCAGGAagtgattagcttagcttggaACAGGAAGCTCTGTCTGAAGTTATAAATACCTCCAGTAACACCTCGACAGCTCTCTGAGGATCACACTGTGTCTTGGCTGGCTTCATCTTTAGCACACGGACATGACAGATAACTTCCCTTTAATCACTTTGCATGTCATTTATCGGCTCATTTACATACTTGGAGCCAACCGGTAGCcttttagtttagcttagcataaagactgtaaatcAGAAtgagaaatactttaataatctcagggggaaattattttttgttactatactccagtatacaaacaaaaaaaacaacatatgtaaactcgtaaccatctattaagaacaaaatatacagtcgtccctcgctataaggcggttcacttttcgcggactcgctgtttcgtggatttttttagtgtaattttacatgctttttttcgcattgtgttctgcatcctgattggctaagggagaaccacaCATGTGTTatgcgtcctgattggctaaaggagtactgtacaaaatgcgtgtaaaagtgtgtggttaggggttttacggcattaaaacatgtataataattgtaaaacttacttcgcggatttcgtttgCGGgtagaacgtatcccccgcgataaacgagggaccactgtgtaatatatatattatatatatatatattatatatatatatatatatatatatatgtgtgtgtgtgtgtgtgtgtggtgatatatatatataatatatatctacacacaacacacacaacatacatatatctatatatatatctatcttctaatatatatatgtatgtataaactatatatattaaaaggtcccatggtgctgcaggcagatgttggtttgcagacTGGACAGGTGTGAAGCTCAGCTGATAAcgacagagctaggctagctgtgccccccgtttccagtctttatgctaagctaagctaatctaACCATAATTATCATACAGATATACAAATATCATAAATCTTGTTGTCACAGTGacgttgccaggcaaccagcagagacgtTGCACAGAAGGTGCTGCGTGCATCGATGAACCGTTGAGTTCCTGTTGGAAACCACATGTTCAGATCTGTGTTTGAGATAAGACGCTTTGACTCtgcttatgctaagctaggctaacctaTCCTGGCTCCggctccaacacacacacatgacgcTGAGCAAGAAAACTGAAGTGTTCAGCCAAACTGTTGCAGTGACCGCAGAGATCAGCATGGCGTCATCTATCAGACGTTTGGATCATGCAGATTGTATTATTTCTCCTGGAGGCTTCGCGGAGGTCTGactgtgacagaaacacacttCAGATATTCGTGCATGAAGCGTGCAGAGCCGTCCTGATCACATCTGGATCAAACTGTGGATGCAGAATATTTTTAGGAGCGGCAGATGGGAGGAGGTTCTCTGTGTTTGGACAATGGATGATAAGATGGTTGTCAATCAGAGACAGTTATGCCACAAAAGacgattgattgattgaaaagGGACAAAAATCCACCCTCAGATACTATTCCGTGTATTTCTGGgcctgttttggttttcagtggTGTATTTCTTCTTTACATAGGGCGACTTGATGTGTCATTACGTTTATTTCTGGCAGCTGTGGAGCTCTATCAGGAGATgaagtacttgagtaaatgtagttTGGTTGTATTCCACCACCTGAAGAAACATTACAGTGAGTCAGGATGGGAATGTGGGCACAGCATCACAGATCTGAAGGTGGATTTTTGACTTTCTGCCGTTCATTGTCTTGCCTTGTTGGGTGAAATCACCCATgtgacataaaaacaagtgccaaaaaaaatgacttgCAAATGCTATTTGATCTTCTGAGACACTCGTCTCGTCTCTTTTGGGGAAGTTGTGACTGTACTGTACCTCTTTGCACATGATTTGCTTTTAACAATAAGTGacccagaaaacaaacaagcctACTATATATTTCATGCAAGTACTGTATTAAAGTAGGACTGCGTGCACtaacagaaacagttttttctgttttacctggtgattttttttttttttaaagacgaCCAGCGGCAAAGTAGTACCTGAACACACAAGACAAACTTGAACTGTAAGTTTTTTATCTTAACTTGCTGAGGTTACTTGTGTTAAGTTAAGACGACATGTAGTTCAACACAATATTGTGCTATTTTGCccatttaaagaaaagaacatccacagataacattaaaaaaaaagatatttaatccAAAAACTCTgactgtttttgctgttttactgttttctggttttatttatggaatctacagtaaaagaactgtACAAGCTGCCGTCACGTGATGTTTGCATGCTGTTTACCGACATGTGCTACGTGAGAAAAAAGCCTGCTGAACGTATAGAAATGACCAGTCCGGTCCAGATGGTTTCCCCCTGGGAATTCTGACTGAGGTCCAGTTCCGGACAACCTACAGCAGGTTAGTCACGAGCAGAGAGTATGGCGGTGTGTATCATTATGTCATCGTTTGTGACAGTGTGCAaagggtggacaaaataacggaaacacacacacacaccgagggGTGTTTAATTTGGCCATAGGGACATACACTAATATTGTTAAGACTGAGGTGTTGATTCAGCTATACTGTATGGgtttgtaatatttaaataaataagaagaggaagaaaagaagagaaaatagaCATTGGTACGCCTCCACTACATTCATTTTTAGTCAGTGCTCATgcacaaatgtcacatttgtctACAAACAGACAACTAATGCAGTCTCTATTTAACCTCATTAGTAAACAGAGACTATTTGGGTTTAAATTAAGCTTTTCGCATAAGAAAATAGTTATTTTCTGCATAtttagataagataagatgacCCTCTTGACCAGCTTGCTGAGTCTTCTCCTGTCCTTCTCCGTGCAGACGACCTGCACAGCGTCACAGAAAGTTTTCAACAGTCCTccacactccaaaggacctccGTCTGCTCAGCAAGTGGAGATGACTTTGACCTTCTTGTCcaaccagtccagtttgttgttgaggtgaccACCCACCATCTCCATATCcgatccctggatgttcaccggtcTGGTCTGAGGCGTCGTTCAACGTTTCTAGATGAAAGTAGTGCAGCGAGTTAGACAAGTTAAGAGTTGCAACATCAGTTAATCATTTCTTGAGAACTGAGCAGTAATGACTGTATCTTGTAGTCAAAGATTTGCTTGCCGTTGCAACATCAAACCAGCTTGTAGAGGCCTGGCCCCGTGCCTCTGAATCTGCCTTCAGCCATTAGATGTGCACAGAAAAGCAACAGAAGGAGTATCCATTCGACAAATCCCTGTATTGGCCCCCTGTGGCCGGAGCATCTGCTGTTTTCTACTTTGGCCATAGACCTGAGTATCTATGTCAAAGACAAAAATAGTTCCACTGAGAAGGTCAGCGGTGGCATTACGTcactctgtttcttctctgtttttagaAATATTCTGGCCGGGTTAAAGCTGAAGGTGTCTGTCACGTTTATGATAATTTGGAGCGTCGACGACAACGAGCAGGACACGTTAACCCATTTCTGAGGTTCAGTTATCTTTCCTGGCATGCTCACAGGTGTAGCAGGTGTAGCAGGTGTAGcaggtgtgttgtttgtgtgagtgagcaCGTTAACGTTCGCTCATCACTGAACATAAAGTACAGCTTGTTTTGCTCCTTTCATGTTTTCCAGTGTAGAAACttcaaacatcaaaatattcggctcttgttgctgtttttagttgagaattttcagaaaatattgaattattcatcatttaaattaaTGGACAGATGCTAGTTTTTACTGATTCCTCTTTTCATctagaaactttaaaaaatattcaactttttttggaGCTTAGTTACAATGGAAGCCGATTAGAAACTCCCTCCATACGTTGATGACACTTTTTCATATCTTTCAAACTTTTTTAAGCAATCGCAGTTTAAATTTTATGAGACGTTCATCCCTCCTCAGATTTTTGTGTaatcaatcagattttatttgttttcatacaaacaaaatgtaacataaagtGCGTCACACCGATCATGAAACGAAAACAACGcggtaaaaataataaataaataaaatatatacacagcCAAAAATAAAGATTACGATACATAAATAGACAAtgaaccaaataaataaataaaagtgaaaatgacgtaacagattaaaatatataaacagacaaattCATAGATATAGTTCAAGCagaatattcattcattcaatattCGTCTCTTCAGCCAGTTTTCATTTCCCACAATATTTACTTCACAAACATAAATCGTACATGAACGTGTATGAGAATATAACAAACAGTCTAAAGAACAGACGCTCTCCGTCTCCAAAtgtgaaacagtgaaatgaaCTTTGACCCCGGAGACACGCAGCAGATgccatcaccatggcaaccttTAATTTCAGGAGGGTACACAGAACTAATTGAGATGAGCTGATTAGTTCagtttggcacacacacacacacacacacacacacacacacacacacacacactgttaacagGTGAGGCCCAACTCTGCAGGCTTACAGGGACCCTGCAAAGGTTTAGTCCGGCCCTGGAGTTACTGGGACAGGAACAGTGAGCAGCGACAGCAGAACTGGGACATCTGAACCAAAAACAGAGGAACGAGGTGAGAACATTATAGTTATTCATAACTCGACATTGATGAAGTCTGAATGACGTCTGGTtactcaaacaagtcacctgtaaccacgcccacctgtcaatcaaagcgtccacgctcttaatcctgcataactttaagccttaatataacctgaacaggtgagttgtatataaattcaccctcagtacagttgtcatgaacggggaaattagctacagagaccaaaactgttttttgtaccaggctgtaaacatgtttatttctgctgtgaagttggacatttggacatggggacttatggagactgactcacttctggagccagcctcaagtggacgttagaggaactgcagttttgtaAGCACTCTGCATTGGCAGAATTCTCCATGGAGGTTGGCGCCTGGTTGCATTTGAGGGTTTAAAAGaggctaaagttaaaaaatgtggacaaaaaaaaaaaaaaaaaagacacatcatAGTAAAATTCATCATATTACAGAGAGTTATGAGCCAGACTAACCAACTCAAAACCACagcttgtttttgcatttctatttttgtctgtataaaaacatgttgaactattcctttaatattttaagaGATGACATTTCCTCTTTGGAAAGCGCTGAACTCATTTTAAAAGGTAGTAATGGACTCAAGAGTTTCACTGGGTGTTTAGTTTTCTTAGTCTTGGTTTTAGTGGCGATAGCAATGATCTACATGTTGTGTCTTCTCTGGAACAAAGTTGAACTATCTGCCTGTTGTTCGGTGATAACACTTTATCTGTTTCCTGTGATTCTTGAAGTCGAATCATGGCGTTAGAGGAAGATAAGTCGACGGGagcttggaaggagaggagtgTTTGCATGGGCACCAAGAAGACCTGCTCGTTCCCCGGACTCATCAACCATCACCACAAGTTCATCATCTCGTTcgctgttttttgtaccaggctgtaaacatgtttatttctgctgtgaagttggacatttggacatggggacttatggagactgactcacttctggagccagcttcaagtggacgtttgaggaactgcagtttctgcgtatattctttctttctttattctttatgtaTCAAAGGATAACCCCTTGAGATGTACCATCTCATTCATGAGGGGGTCCTTATTGCCAACAGAGATATACAATGTTTACAAAGACGCAGACATTCACCACAATGCTCCACTAGCCCCCTCCCCCATACATAtacatggacaaaataagaatgatacaaaacacaactgcagaaatacaaaagcaaaactagggCTATTTGTATACGTATGCACACAGAGCACTTCGGCATGCCCACctagaaataaaatcaaaaacaagaacaggacGTTTGGAAGTGAATGAGTAGAGAGGATTCAAAGAGATGACCTAATCGTGCAAGGGAGATTATTCCAGTCTGCTGgggctttaaatttaaatgcatgtcgaccaatttctttgttaattcgtggagtaagaaagaaaagttgatcGGTATGCCTTAAATTGTATTGTGAGCTGAGTGGAATCAGATACTGTTTCAAATAAGAAGGAAAATTGAAATAGTTGCACTTAAACATGAGCAGTAACCAGTGAACATGCCTCCTGGACTTGGGGGCCAGCCAGTTTAGAGACTGGTACATCTGGCAGTGATGGGTATTATAAGGACACCTCAGTACAAATCTACACAGAGAATTatataagacagagagaggacgaaGGTTTGTTTCTGAGGTGTTCTGATAGATTGTATTGGGAGTATGAGCTGTGTAATAATTAGTTTACGGACTTGTAGGGAAAAGCATTCAATGGATCGATGAGATTTCAGAAGAACATAGATTTTCTTGGAAATTGATATGAGATTGATATGAGATTTAAAGGAGAGCCGTGAATCAAGCCAAAGACCCAGATATTTAAATTCTCCCGTTTTTATTAGTGCTGCTCCATCAAGAAAACTAATACAccagtttgtatttgtattttttttcttattgagTTGTAGTTTATATTCCACATGATCATGTCTATCATAATGAAGCCTGGGCAGAGGTATTATGACCGAGCGTCAGTGAACGTCTCACATGGAGCCAAAGTTCAACGTGCGGTGAAACTCCGCCAGGCTCCAACATGGACGTGCGGGATCTGAACGCGTTGTCTCAGCACCGCAGAGCCGCTCTGCTGGTCTGCGGAGCCGGCGTCGCCGCTCTGGGACTCGGTCTCGGGTATAAATACCTGCGAAAGCCAGAAAAAGTAGTCCGTGTAGGCGTAGTGTCGCAGCTCCTCATTCATCCTCTCAAGTCCGGCAAAGCGGTGCCTGTGGCGGAGGCGGAGTGCCGGGACAGAGGGCTGAAGTCCGGACACCTGGAGGACCGGTGAGTCCTGCAGGGACTTCATGAAAACATAAAGTCTGATGATCGGCCAGGTGACTGCTCAGCAGGAAGCAATCACAATCTGTAATTTATGCAAATTTATTCCTAACGTGCAAAAGTTTTACCTGCAGGTGTAAAACGTGTTAAATATGATGTCAgctgtttgcagctgtttgtgtATTGTGAAACATCTGTGCGTACAAAAGTTGATCAGAGATGTTATATAACACGAGATGACGTGGACGTGGACGTGGATGCAGGTGGATGAGAGCAGGTGAGAGCAGGTGGAGtctctgaaaacagctgcaggaagTTATTTTAgtgtcagctgtttttaaatcatctttagtcaaacagacagagacaaagaagacaGCGGTGCTGTCCAAATCTCGCGAGATCTGAGACAGTGACAAGTCTCCAAGAAGTTACAGACTGTTATGACTTcttgtgtcatattttattttaatctttaacatATGTATGACTTcttgtgtcatattttattttaatctttaacatatgatacagttttacatttctgcatttcACTTCACACGTTTCCAGCCGCTTTAATATCTATATCagtaaatcaataaataaataaatacacataaaaagaaacaataaacaaacaaacaactctcTTATTGCATGAACAGACTCTCCACCTCTTTATAAATGTTTGTCTCTctagctttatttatttatttatgtaatttgttccttcttgtgtgtttcaaatgcaaatttaatttcccagggaaaaaaataaaaatattaaatagtaGGAATGTCAAACAGGTCAAAATTATGAAGATTTTTCCTCATTGTAATTTTGATATTGAAaggtttaaaggttttttttttttggcttttaagtatatttattaatttcaaaGGGTCAGGTAATAAGTTACAAATGTTGAGGCATGACCAACATACACACCCTCTTTAAACCActaaacacagaacacactctccacacacacaaacagaccaaaaacagaagGTGTATATGGTTATAAGGTGACCGGGGAATGtggtttaaaagtttaaataattCTCTAGGCTTTTAATTTGGTATTATAtaattttaacttttatattttgtacGTTTCTGGTAAGAAAATAGcctctaaaaataataatgaacaaaaatgCTTTGTTGAGTTTTGAGCGTCATGAGGACTTGTACATGTCCTCACCCCTGAtgcagaaacatgttttctgatGATGTAGATCTGGGATTTCTGCACTGCTGTCACCATGGCGACACCGTGGCCACGTCATCGGTCCCGTAACTTTGCTTCAAATCCGTGAGAGCTCAGTGTGCAGGTTTAGATTTAGTCTGGACGCTGGACTTAAACCGGGGAGATGTGGAATGGTTCAGCTGAGGCGAACTCAcggctctgtttgtttttgactgcAGACACTGGCTGGTGATCACAGAGGACGGTCACATGGTGACGGGCCGGCAGGAGCCTCGCCTGGTGTTGGTGTCTCTGACCTGTGAGGACGGTCATGTTTGTCTGAACGGGCCGGACATGGAGGAGCTGCGATTCCCCTTTAAACAGCCCGACAAGCTCGTCATCGACTGCAGGTTTTACATCCACAAGTCTTCTCTGAATGAAcctgttattttctttatttacatttatttgacatgaaacatgcagagatAGAGCGCTATGTTGTTCATTTTCCATGGCGTCCACCACAGTTCAAGTTGACTTCTTCAAGTGTCTTATTTTGTCTTACCAAAACTCCAAAGATTCAGTTTACAGTCAGAAAAAAGCAAATTCTCACAACTGAGAAGCTGCAGCCAGTAaatttttggcatttctgcttgaaaaataagtaaaaactaTTAACGGATGATCAAAATTGTCAGATAGACCCATCATTCCTAAAATAGATCCACATTAGACACTGATTCTATTGATACTCGACACTTCAAATGTGTCAcatctgtcttgttttctgACTTAAATAAGAGTTTTCTGTTGTCGTGATGCTGCAGGGTGTTTGGAGCTGACATTCAGGGACGGGACTGTGGCGATGAAGCGTCTCGCTGGCTCACTCGTTATCTCGGGGCTGAGAAAACGTTTCGCTTGGTGCACTTTGAAACCCCGATGAGGCCGAGGAAGCCGGCGGATAGCGAAGCTCTTTTCCCACAAACTGAGGTGAAcaggctgcagtgtgtgctgctttttatCACaaagtgttacacacatttgtAATTATATTGTGTCTGTGACGTTTATCCGTTTATCCAGCAAGTGGTGTACGCGGATGTGGGGCCCGTGATGCTGCTGTCAGAGTCCTCTGTGAAGGATCTCAGCAGCAGATTAGACGAGGACGTCACGGTGGAGCGTTTCCGCCCGAACATCATCATAAGTGACTGCGATGCGTTCGAGGAGGTGCGTTGTTCAGCGTTTACGGACAAGAAGCACACCTGCAGATCGTTCTCTTCCCACTGTTTGAGTCACATAGATGGAGAACACAATGATCTAAAGATCAACAGACCCCGTGTGTCTCTGCAGCCCGGCAGGTTCTGGTTCTAACAAATCATTTGGTCCTTTTTACTTCTGACTAATCGCCTGCCCTTTTCAGTGTGAGCAGCGTGGACTAAATTTATCTCAGCAACTCAAAAAACCAACtgctttgctttctctctctcttttttctttttttcaggattCATGGGACGAGATCCAGGTTGGCAGCGTGAGGCTGCAGCGTGTAATGTCATGTGGACGGTAAAGACACTCGATGCTTCACACAGATTTTTAATCAGAGACAGAATCACTTCAGTTGTAAACAACAGTGAATCCAAAGCTGCAGTGCTGTCAGATTAAAATGATTGTGTCTGACGTCAGAATGCATTACTGTGTCTTGTTGTTTCCAGATGCATTTTCACCACAGTTGATCCCAAAACGGGAATAATCTCCAGAAAAGAACCTCTGGAAACACTGAAGAGGtaaagttttcatttattttacgGTTTGGTGCGTTGCCAGATGTTTAGCATCACAGTCGTGTAACGGGCTCACATtggacagttaaaaaaaaaagagtcagaatTGATGTTGCAGAACATCCTCattgttctttctttcacaaaacacggtgcctacattacccataatgcaaccCAACTATTGACAGTTGTGTGGGGCTGTCCTGCTTGTAGCAGCTAATGTaaggagagatgaggagcaggttaCAGAGGCCATTTTCAGACTCTGTCAGTCTGACTCAAATTTCGTGCACCACAAAAGactttatattatatctattatgTTTAATAGATTAATataaacagactttaatgtgtAGGATTTCCTTTAAATGCAACAGTAAAAAAGAGACTTGGTGGAGctaatttaataatatatttcaCTCCGACCTGAAGTGCCTTTGCTCTTTGTTTATGTTCCCCTGCTCATAATTTAATCCATTAAAACTTCGACCGTCgatta
This DNA window, taken from Larimichthys crocea isolate SSNF chromosome XXIV, L_crocea_2.0, whole genome shotgun sequence, encodes the following:
- the marc1 gene encoding mitochondrial amidoxime-reducing component 1, which codes for MDVRDLNALSQHRRAALLVCGAGVAALGLGLGYKYLRKPEKVVRVGVVSQLLIHPLKSGKAVPVAEAECRDRGLKSGHLEDRHWLVITEDGHMVTGRQEPRLVLVSLTCEDGHVCLNGPDMEELRFPFKQPDKLVIDCRVFGADIQGRDCGDEASRWLTRYLGAEKTFRLVHFETPMRPRKPADSEALFPQTEQVVYADVGPVMLLSESSVKDLSSRLDEDVTVERFRPNIIISDCDAFEEDSWDEIQVGSVRLQRVMSCGRCIFTTVDPKTGIISRKEPLETLKSYRLCKPSEKHIYKSAPLFGQLHSVKKTGVLQVGDVVYKISR